A single region of the Triticum dicoccoides isolate Atlit2015 ecotype Zavitan chromosome 2B, WEW_v2.0, whole genome shotgun sequence genome encodes:
- the LOC119364004 gene encoding aspartic proteinase 39-like, which produces MAPPPAAQAVAALLLAALLALASSHAAAATGVFQVHRKFRRAAGEEGGNITAHLAHDIGRRGRLLDAVDVPLGGLGLPTDTGLYYTKIEIGTPPKPFHVQVDTGSDILWVNCITCDKCPHKSDLGIDLMLYDPKGSSSGSTVSCDQPFCAATYGGKLPGCTASLPCEYSVMYGDGSTTTGYFVSDLLQYNQVAGDGQTRHGNGSVTFGCGAQQGGDLGNTNQALDGIIGFGQSNTSMLSQLAAAGKVKKIFSHCLDTITGGGIFAIGEVVQPKIKSTPLIPNMPHYNVNLKSIDVGGTALQLPSHIFETGDKKGTIVDSGTTLTYLPELVYKEVMAKIFAKHQDMTFRSIQDFLCFQYHESVDDGFPKIIFRFENDLGLNVYPHDYFFQNGDNLYCVGFQNGGLQSKDGKDMVLLGDLVLSNKVVVYDLENQVVGWADYNCSSSMKVKDDKTGAAYTVDAHDISSGWRHQWQKFLVLLVTMVCSYLIF; this is translated from the exons ATGGCTCCGCCGCCCGCCGCTCAGGCCGTTGCCGCCCTCCTCCTCGCCGCACTGCTCGCGCTGGCCTCCTCCCACGCCGCCGCGGCCACCGGCGTCTTCCAGGTGCACCGCAAGTTCCGGCGAGCTGCCGGCGAGGAAGGCGGTAACATAACCGCCCACCTCGCCCACGACATCGGCCGCCGGGGCCGTCTCCTCGACGCCGTCGACGTGCCCCTCGGCGGCCTTGGCCTCCCCACCGACACCGG GCTGTACTATACGAAAATCGAGATCGGGACGCCGCCCAAGCCGTTCCACGTGCAGGTGGACACCGGCAGCGACATCCTCTGGGTCAATTGCATCACCTGCGACAAATGCCCCCACAAGAGCGACCTCGGG ATAGACCTGATGCTGTATGACCCCAAGGGATCATCTAGTGGGAGCACGGTATCATGCGACCAACCGTTCTGTGCCGCCACATACGGGGGCAAGCTACCAGGGTGCACTGCGAGCTTGCCTTGCGAGTACAGTGTCATGTATGGTGACGGTAGCACCACCACGGGCTATTTCGTCAGTGACTTGCTGCAGTATAATCAAGTCGCTGGGGATGGGCAAACACGGCATGGCAATGGCAGTGTCACATTCGG GTGTGGTGCTCAGCAAGGTGGGGATTTAGGAAATACAAACCAGGCCCTTGATGGAATTATTGGGTTTGGCCAATCAAATACATCAATGCTATCACAGCTAGCTGCTGCAGGAAAAGTGAAGAAGATATTTTCTCATTGTTTGGATACCATAACTGGAGGTGGAATCTTTGCTATCGGAGAAGTTGTACAGCCAAAAATAAAATCAACACCATTGATACCCAATAT GCCGCACTACAATGTGAATCTGAAGTCAATTGATGTTGGTGGTACTGCTCTACAGCTTCCATCACATATTTTTGAAACGGGTGACAAAAAAGGTACCATCGTTGATAGCGGTACAACCTTGACATATCTTCCGGAGCTGGTTTACAAGGAAGTAATGGCTAAG ATTTTTGCCAAGCATCAGGATATGACCTTCCGCAGTATTCAAGATTTTCTGTGTTTTCAGTATCATGAAAG TGTAGATGATGGATTTCCAAAAATCATCTTCCGTTTTGAGAATGATCTTGGATTGAATGTTTATCCACATGATTACTTTTTCCAAAATGGG GATAACCTGTATTGTGTTGGGTTCCAAAATGGTGGATTGCAATCAAAGGATGGAAAGGATATGGTGCTTCTAGGAG ATCTGGTCCTTTCAAATAAGGTGGTTGTCTATGACTTGGAAAACCAAGTTGTTGGATGGGCCGATTACAACT GCTCCTCTAGCATGAAAGTTAAGGATGACAAGACAGGGGCAGCATACACAGTTGATGCGCACGATATATCCTCGGGATGGAGACATCAGTGGCAAAAGTTCCTGGTTCTGTTAGTAACAATGGTGTGCAGTTACTTAATTTTCTAA